taattttatCTGCTAAAGTTTTGCATGCATACTTGTATTTTACTgctaaatgcttaaatgtaaatgtcctgTCTGCTACCTCGATTGAAAAATTCAAAGTTTCaggacagattaataaaaataaaacataattaaaaacaaacaaacaaacaaacaaaaaaacatataaaagcaaatatataCTCACCTGTATGAACATTCACATAGAGAGATCCTATTGAACTTCCGTACTGGTTTGAAGCATGACAGATGTACAAGCCATTAAAGTCAGGGGTCAGATTTAGTACAGGAAGCTTTTTACCTTCATAATACGGATCACTTTTATTCACTCTGTTGAAACAGAGATACAAAGGATTAATAAGCAGGATCTGGTGAGTGCTGGTAGAATGTGACAGTACTCAGGATGTACAAGGGTAAGATATCTGTAAAATCTGGAAGATTAGCAACTGCACAGAAAGCCTTTAGCAACCTCCCACCAACAACCTAGCATGTtactgtgcattttattttttcatgatcaAAATGACATAAATTGCTCTTAAAGTGATATGATTTACTTGACATCTGTAACATATCCATGCTGCAGTCaatcacattcagatctgcctccattctGGAATGCAATGGCCACTTTAAATGTTTCTTGTTGAAATACAACCCAGTACCCAGTAGCAAATTCAACTGAAACTGCCacttcatgctgactttaaaggaatactccaccccaaaatgaaaattttgtcacttaatcacttacccccatgttgttccaaacccataaaagctcagttcgtcttcggaacacaatttaagatattttggatggaaaccaggaggattgagactgtcccatagactgccaagtaaatagcagtgtcaaggtccataaaaggtatgaaagtcgtcgtcagaatactccatctgccatcagacatgcaatctgggtatTATGAAGCGACGGTTCGGTTTAtatgttcccgtcacttcatataacccagattgcacgtctgatggcagatggagtattctgacaatgactttcatacctttaatggaccttgacactgctatttacttggcagtctatgggacagtctcaagactacaggttttcatccaaaatatcttaaattagtgcctttcgcaccactttagttccagaactaaatgtacagtcgtggccaaaagttttgagaattacataaatattagttttcaaaaagtttgctgctaaactgcttttagatctttgtttcagttgtttctgtgatgtactgaaatataattacaagcacttcatatgtttcaaaggcttttattgacaattacatgacatttatgcaaagagtcagtatttgcagtgttggcccttctttttcaggacctctgcaattcgactgggaatgctctcaatcaacttctgggccaaatcctgactgatagcaacccattctttcataataacttcttggagtttgtcagaattagtgcgtttttgtttgtccacccgcctcttgaggattgaccacaagttctcaatgggattaagatctgggtagtttccaggccatggacccaaaatttcaacattctggtccccgagccacttagttatcacttttgccttatggcacggtgctccatcgagctggaaaatgcattgttcttcaccaaactgttgttgggttgttggaagaagttgctgttggagggtgttttggtaccattctttattcatggctgtgtttttgggcagaattgtgagtgagcccactcccttggatgagaagcaaccccacacatgaatggtgtcaggatgctttactgttggcatgacacaggactgatggtagcgctcaccttttcttctctggacaagcctttttccagatgccccaaacaatcggaaaggggcttcatcggagaatgtgactttgccccagtcctcagaagtccattcactatactttctgcagaagatcaatctgtccctgatgtttttttggagagaagtggcttctttgctgcccttcttgacaccaggccatctcccaaaagtcttcgcctcactgtgcgtgcagatgcgctcacacctgcctgctgccattcctgagcaagctctgcactggtggcactccgatcccgcagctgaatcctctttaggagacgatcctggcgcttgctggactttcttggacgccctgaagccttctttacaagaattgaacctctttccttgaacctataaattgttgatttaggtgcaatcttagtagccacaatatccttgcctgtgaagccatttttatgcaacgcaatgatggctgcacgcgtttctttgcaggtcaccatggttaacaatggaagaacaatgatttcaagcatcaccctccttttaacatgtcaagtctgccattctaacccaatcagcctgacataatgatctccagccttgtgctcctcaacattctcacctgagttaacaagatgattactgaaatgatctcagcaggtcctttaatgacagcaatgaaatgcagtggaaaggtttttttgggattaagttaattttcatggcaaagaaggactatgtaattcatctgatcactcttcataacattctggagtatatgcaaattgctattataaaaacttaagtagcaacttttccaatttccaatatttatgtaattctcaaaacttttggccacgactgtacagtacTAAaatactgggacgattttgcacagactgtttcccagtaccatttaaagggttgcattcgcacttAAAGTGTGCACTAGGACGTGATGTATATGAAGCATTTACAAATCATGTTTCCATTACCTAGTCCAATTGTAGTTGGTTGGTTCTGGGTTACTATCCACTTTACACTGGAATTCTTTAATGTTTGTTGGACTGTCAGGAATGATAACAACTGATTCTGGTGGATCTaggttaaagaagaaaaaaaaactttacaaacatTATTGTCACGATCGCTACAGTGAGGGAGCATGGAGCGAGGAGTACATCAACAAGAAAGTTTTTAATGACATCGAGGGAACCAAGAAACACATGTAGCAGGAGAGGTAGACAGCAAAAATACCAAACGAAGACAGACTGAAATGACTAGAACTTAAGTACACAGGGGAATGAGGAtaattaaaggtgacatatcatgaaaatcatgacttttccaggttttaagtgcaaTAATTAgatccccggtgcatctaccaaccaagaaAACGTGAAAAACATTAttccagtaactttgttttggtaagcctttttctgcaagtgtCTAAAAACCAGCGTGTCAGATTTTGCTCCCTTGGTGACGTGgtaaagggatctcattataatattaccgccccttaatctgtaagtttatACACATGGTACcgtcattttgatttcacaagTGACAAGGGTGTACTAgctctaatgccatggtgaatgtttgagcaaaacatactaactgttctgtctttggctgcacagacgagcacagaacaccgtttagagtcccagcctcagaggagacaacagaggagaggatttattgatttatttactgtatattgctgctgccacacagatctaaaataaacatatctGTGTCCCGGCAGTTTACATTCACAGACATAAcctactgtttttgtaactcgtgtgtttttCACGTAAACTTAAGTGTGTATGAAAACTTAGTTAGAAAACTTAAGCCATTTTCTGTCCGTGTGCTTCAGATATATGCTCTCAGAAAAActtatatcagaagtttaaactcctatggtttaaaatgcatgatttcagcgcgaaaaacatgataatcagaaccaaaacagatgtttttagcaggtgcGATCTATAATGGCGCGGCTCTATTCTGGAGAAGGGGACagagagcagcagctcatttgcatttaaagaaacaggcccgaaaaacagcgtgtttctgcttccactcaaaataggcattttcaaaattatattataaatgatgtgtggagtattttgagctgaaacttcacattctggggacaccagagacttatattacatattgtaaaaaggggcataatatgtctcctttaactAAACACTGCTGGGTACAAATGAAGAACTAATCAGGGAACATAAtgggaacaggaaggaccaaataaagGCATAAGGATAACCTGGAGCATGTGGggaaggaaaacacaacacacgagaggaacagagtctgacaattATTTACAGAAACTTGTCACTCACTACACATAAGGTTGAATAGTACACATTATCTGAATCAGTCTGATGAATGCTTTTCTAAATAAACCGTTTCTGTCAGAGCGGCGACTAAATCACCATATAACTCACTTATTGAACTACTCTCTAGCAAAAACATGTTCTTTCTTTATCTGTATATGCACATAATCCTTATTTGTATGCAAGTTGTTGGTTGACAGAGCATGTGTACTTACAGTGGATGTTTATTGCATAGTTCAGCACAATTTCATCTCTCAGGGTGTTGTGTTTCACCACACACTGGACATTCttcttgtttaaatgtttgaatggGACACCAAGTAGGTAGGACACAACAGTAAAAGTCCCATCTGAGTTCACTGTAGAGTTGATTTCAGGCGTCAGAGAGTTTTCTAGATCTCCTAATCTCCATATCACTTTTGCTGCAGGCCACGCATTAGAGGCAAAGCATGACACCAAGGTGGCCACTGTAAAACCAGCAACAGGCACCTCTCCTCTTACATTGATTGCAGGACGAGCTAAattggaaatggaaaaaaattaatgtggACTGTGAAAACTAAAATAGCTTAGTAAGTTCACTATCTTCTCATGACTACTAAAAGCATGtgacattacatttacaaattttgCTAGCACATAGCATTTTCATAGGATGTTTCATAGTTTTTTTGAGTTTGGTTTGTAAACATGcacaattttaaaggggtcatatgatgctttattcaacgatcattattttgtgtactgGGTGTAATAGAATTAAAGCAAGCTttaatcttcaaaacacattatttttcacatactgtacatcagtggttcccaaattttggtctctcagtttggttcactaggctacacaatcatgggaaagactgctgatctgacagttgtccagaagacaatcattgacacccttcacaaggagggtaagccacaaacattcattgccaaagaagctggctgttcacagagtgctgtatccaagcatgttaacagtaagttgagtggaaggaaaaagtgtggaagaaaaagatgcacaaccaaccgagagaaccgcagccttatgaggattgtcaagcaaaattgattcaagaatttgagttaacttcacaaggaatggactgaggctggggtcaaggcatcaagagccaccacacacagacgtgtcaaggaatttgctgaaccacagacaacttCAGAGGCgccttacctgggctaaggagaaaaagaactggactgttgcccagtggtccaaagtcctcttttcagatgagagcaagttttgtatttcatttggaaaccaaggtactagagtctggaggaagggtggagaagctcacagcccaagttgcttgaagtccagtgttaagtttccacagtctgtgatgatttggggtgcaatgtcatctgctggtcttggtccattgtgtttgttgaaaaccaaagtcactgcacccgtttaccaaggaATTtaggagcacttcatgcttccttcttgagactagctttttgaagatgctgatttcattttcctgcaggatttggcacctgcccacactgccaaaatcaccaaaagttagttaaatgaccatggtgttggtgtgcttgactggccagcaaactcaccagacctgaacctcagagagaatctatggggtattgtcaagaggaaaatgagaaacaagagaccaaaaaatgcagatgagctgaaggccactgtcaaagaaacctggtcttccataccacctcagcagtgccacaaactgatcacctccatgccacgccgaattgaagcagtaattaaagaaaaaggagcccctaccaagtgttgagtacatgtacagtaaatgaacatactttccagaaggccaacaattcactaaaaatgtttcttttattggtcttatgaagtattctaatttgttgagattgaattggtgggtttttgttaaatgtgagccaaaatcatcacaattaaaataaccaaagacttaaactacttcagtctgtgtgcattgaatttattgaatacacgagtttcacaatttgagttgaattactgaaataaatgaacttttccacgacattctaatttattgagatgcacctgtgtgtgtgtgtactgtgcatatatatatatatatatatatatatatatatatatatatatatatatatatatatatatatatatatatatatatatatatatatatatatgtgcgcaCATGTTATACTAATACTATTACAAgttttagaaatgcacatttgatagtagcttTCTGAGTTGACAGTAGTAGGAGCTTGAGTTGGGATGCAGATGTAGgcctacatttattttcattaacaaaaatagTACCTTTTTCCGTGAGTATCTGTGAAAATAACAAGCTTCATCTTTCATACATTTGtagatcatgataaccacagGTACAGAACCTCACTAACATGGTAAAAAGTAGCCTAACTTTATGGTTTCTATAATATTTGCTATAAAAAAACAGTAACCTGAAAACATTCagtatacagtgccttgcgaaaagTATTCATActccatttttttcatgttttgttatgttgctgccttttgttaaactgctttaaattacttccCCCCCCATCAATCTACACTCTATACAACATGAATGAAtgactttattgtcattgtacaagTACAACGAAATTGAGTGCAATCCTTTGGGTGCATAAAAATCAATAATCTAATAAATAGTACACAGTTGACTGGATCTGTGACACAACATTACACACAGAAGACGTGTCACATTCAACAGTCACATTCAACACATGGTGTTGTTTAGTTACTTGCACAAATGTAGTATGTTTagttacataatacatttttacagtattcaAAACAGAAATAGCTTTGGCATAAAAACTATTCCTTAATCTGTTTGTTCGGCTTTGTAGAACCCTGTACCGTCTGCCCGAAGGTAGCAGTTCAAAAAGAAAAAGTCCTGGGTGAGATGGATCCTTGAGAATTTTTTGAGCATTCAAGAGGCAACGGGAACTGTGTAGCTCTTCCATAGAGGGGAACGGACAGCCGACTACCTTCTGGGCTGTGGTAATGATCCTCTGGAGAGCCTTCCTTTCTGCAGTAGTGCAGctagaaaaccacacacaaatgCAGTATGTCAGAATGCTCTCAACAGAGCAACGGTAAAAGGACACCAAGAGGTTTTGTGTGAGCTGGTAATTCCTGAGTATTCTCAGGAAATGCAGTCTCTGCTGTGCCTTCTTGATGACAGTAGTGGTGTTGACAGTCCAGGTCAGATTGTCCTCTATGAGAATGCCCAGAAACTGGAAGTCAGAGACCCTTTCAAAACAGTCACTGCTGATGAAAATAGGCTGTATTTCTGATTTCTTCATTTTGAAGTCCATTATCAGCTCCTTGGACTTGGTGGTATTCAAGATCAGGCTGTTTTTTGTACACCACACAGTCAACTGCTCCACTTCATCCCGGTAGGTGGACTCATCCCCCCCAGAGATGAGCCCCACCACGGTGGTATCATCAACAAACTTAATTATAGTGTTACTGGCATGGACAGGTGTGCAATCATGTGTGTAGAGGGTGTACAgtagggggctcagcacacagccctgagGAGAGCTGGTGTTAAGTCTGAGAGGTGAGGAGATGCGAGAGCCTACTCTTACCCTCTGTGAGTGATCAGTAAGGAAGTCCTTGATCCAAAGACAAACGGAGTGAGATATTCCCAGATCTGACAGTTTAGACATGTTAGCATGTTGGGAAGGATGGTGTTAAACGCTGAGCTAAAATCTATGAATAACAGCCGAGCATAGTTCCCCTGCAGCTCCAGATGGGACAGAGCAGAGTGGAGGGCTGTTGCTATGGTGTCCTCTGTGTACCTATTGACTCTGTAGGCAAACTGGTATGGGTCAAACCTGGGTGAGAGATGTGAGATGATGTGAGTCTGAACCAgtctctcaaagcacttcattatAACATGTGTCAGTGCTATCGGGCGATAATTGTTCAGGTTACTGATGACAGTCTTCTTTTGAAGTGGGACTATTGTAGCAGACTTCAGGCAGAGTGGTACAGCGGCCTGG
This genomic stretch from Cyprinus carpio isolate SPL01 chromosome B9, ASM1834038v1, whole genome shotgun sequence harbors:
- the LOC109082459 gene encoding poliovirus receptor-like isoform X2 translates to MDCVRLNDMLLSVTPLHGLILFSLFCVKIAARPAINVRGEVPVAGFTVATLVSCFASNAWPAAKVIWRLGDLENSLTPEINSTVNSDGTFTVVSYLLGVPFKHLNKKNVQCVVKHNTLRDEIVLNYAINIHYPPESVVIIPDSPTNIKEFQCKVDSNPEPTNYNWTRVNKSDPYYEGKKLPVLNLTPDFNGLYICHASNQYGSSIGSLYVNVHTESNATCWSLLGVFICAFLVAVFIFIFIWKHKQERIPVAQGPDDEEVQAGEELQTR